One window of the Pseudomonas sihuiensis genome contains the following:
- a CDS encoding sarcosine oxidase subunit beta family protein — MQRYSGFGLFKHSFSHHENWQRMWRNPTPKPVYDVVIVGGGGHGLATAYYLAKEFGVKNVAVVEKGWLGGGNTARNTTIVRSNYLWDESAQLYEHAMKLWEGLSQDINYNVMFSQRGVYNLCHTLQDMRDAERRVSANRLNGVDGELLDAKQVAEEIPYLDCSKNTRYPVMGSTVQRRGGVARHDAVAWGYARAADALGVDLIQNTEVTGFRKQNGAVIGVETNKGFIGAKRVGVVTAGNSGHMAGLAGFRLPLESHPLQALVSEPIKPIIDSVIMSNAVHGYISQSDKGDLVIGAGIDGYNGYGQRGSYHTIEHTLQAIVEMFPVLSRVRMNRQWGGIVDTSPDACPIISKTPVDNLFFNCGWGTGGFKATPGSGHVFAASLAKGEMHPLAKPFSIDRFHTGALIDEHGAAAVAH; from the coding sequence ATGCAACGTTATTCCGGCTTCGGCCTGTTCAAGCACTCGTTCAGCCACCATGAGAACTGGCAGCGCATGTGGCGCAACCCGACGCCCAAGCCGGTGTACGACGTGGTCATCGTCGGCGGTGGCGGCCACGGCCTGGCCACGGCCTATTACCTGGCCAAGGAATTCGGCGTGAAGAATGTCGCCGTGGTCGAGAAGGGCTGGCTCGGCGGCGGCAACACCGCGCGCAACACCACCATCGTGCGTTCCAACTACCTGTGGGACGAGTCCGCGCAGCTCTACGAACACGCCATGAAGCTGTGGGAAGGGCTGTCGCAGGACATCAACTACAACGTCATGTTCTCCCAGCGTGGCGTCTACAACCTCTGCCACACCCTGCAGGATATGCGCGACGCCGAGCGCCGCGTCAGCGCCAACCGCCTCAACGGCGTGGATGGCGAACTGCTGGATGCCAAGCAGGTGGCCGAGGAAATTCCCTACCTCGACTGCAGCAAGAACACCCGTTATCCGGTGATGGGCTCCACCGTGCAGCGTCGCGGTGGCGTCGCCCGTCATGACGCCGTGGCCTGGGGCTACGCGCGTGCCGCCGATGCCCTGGGCGTCGACCTGATCCAGAACACCGAGGTGACCGGTTTCCGCAAGCAGAACGGTGCGGTGATCGGCGTGGAGACCAACAAGGGTTTCATCGGTGCCAAGCGCGTCGGTGTGGTCACTGCCGGTAATTCCGGGCATATGGCGGGGCTCGCCGGCTTCCGCCTGCCGCTGGAATCGCACCCGCTGCAGGCACTGGTATCCGAGCCGATCAAACCGATCATCGACAGCGTGATCATGTCCAACGCCGTGCACGGTTACATCAGTCAGTCGGACAAGGGCGACCTGGTCATCGGTGCCGGCATCGACGGCTACAACGGCTACGGCCAGCGCGGCTCCTACCACACCATCGAACACACCCTGCAGGCCATCGTCGAGATGTTCCCGGTGCTCTCGCGCGTGCGTATGAACCGCCAGTGGGGCGGCATCGTCGATACCAGCCCCGACGCCTGCCCGATCATTTCCAAGACCCCGGTAGACAACCTGTTCTTCAACTGCGGTTGGGGTACCGGTGGCTTCAAGGCCACGCCGGGTTCGGGTCACGTGTTCGCCGCCAGCCTGGCCAAGGGTGAAATGCACCCACTGGCCAAGCCGTTCTCCATCGACCGTTTCCACACCGGCGCACTGATCGACGAGCACGGCGCTGCGGCGGTGGCCCATTAA
- the fdhA gene encoding formaldehyde dehydrogenase, glutathione-independent, with protein sequence MSGNRGVVYLGTGKVEVQKIDYPKMQDPRGKKIEHGVILKVVSTNICGSDQHMVRGRTTAQVGLVLGHEITGEVIEKGRDVERLQLGDLVSVPFNVACGRCRSCKEQHTGVCLTVNPARAGGAYGYVDMGDWTGGQAEYVLVPYADFNLLKLPDRDKAMEKIRDLTCLSDILPTGYHGAVTAGVGPGSTVYIAGAGPVGLAAAASARLLGAAVVIVGDVNPTRLAHAKAQGFEIADLSKDTPLHEQIADLLGEPEVDCAVDAVGFEARGHGHAGAQQEAPATVLNSLMGVVRVAGKIGIPGLYVTEDPGAVDAAAKIGALSIRFGLGWAKSHSFHTGQTPVMKYNRALMQAIMWDRINIAEVVGVQVISLDDAPRGYGEFDAGVPKKFVIDPHKTFSAA encoded by the coding sequence ATGTCTGGTAATCGTGGTGTGGTTTATCTCGGTACGGGCAAGGTCGAAGTGCAGAAGATCGACTACCCGAAAATGCAGGACCCACGCGGCAAGAAGATCGAGCACGGGGTCATCCTCAAAGTTGTTTCCACCAACATCTGCGGCTCCGACCAGCACATGGTGCGTGGCCGTACCACCGCGCAGGTCGGCCTGGTGCTGGGCCACGAGATCACCGGCGAGGTGATCGAGAAGGGCCGCGATGTCGAGCGCCTGCAGCTCGGTGATCTGGTTTCCGTTCCCTTCAACGTCGCCTGCGGTCGCTGCCGCTCCTGCAAGGAACAACACACCGGCGTCTGCCTGACCGTCAACCCGGCGCGTGCCGGCGGCGCCTACGGCTACGTCGACATGGGCGACTGGACCGGTGGCCAGGCCGAGTACGTGCTGGTGCCCTACGCCGACTTCAACCTGCTCAAGTTGCCGGATCGCGACAAGGCCATGGAGAAGATCCGCGACCTGACCTGCCTGTCCGACATCCTGCCCACCGGTTACCACGGTGCGGTCACTGCCGGTGTCGGACCGGGCAGCACGGTGTATATCGCTGGCGCGGGTCCGGTCGGTCTGGCGGCTGCCGCCTCGGCGCGCCTGCTCGGTGCTGCGGTGGTGATCGTCGGTGACGTCAACCCAACGCGTCTGGCCCATGCCAAGGCACAAGGTTTCGAAATTGCCGACCTGTCCAAGGACACGCCGTTGCATGAACAGATCGCCGATCTGCTGGGCGAGCCGGAAGTGGATTGCGCGGTCGATGCCGTGGGCTTCGAGGCGCGTGGCCACGGCCATGCCGGTGCCCAGCAGGAGGCGCCGGCAACGGTGCTCAACTCGCTGATGGGCGTCGTGCGCGTAGCCGGCAAGATCGGTATTCCTGGCCTGTACGTGACCGAAGATCCGGGCGCGGTGGATGCGGCGGCGAAGATCGGCGCCCTGAGCATTCGCTTCGGCCTCGGCTGGGCCAAGTCGCACAGCTTCCACACCGGCCAGACCCCGGTGATGAAGTACAACCGCGCGCTGATGCAGGCCATCATGTGGGATCGCATCAACATCGCCGAAGTGGTCGGTGTGCAGGTCATCAGCCTGGACGATGCGCCGCGTGGCTACGGCGAGTTCGATGCTGGCGTGCCGAAGAAATTCGTCATCGACCCGCACAAGACCTTCAGTGCGGCGTGA
- a CDS encoding sensor histidine kinase encodes MMQCLPALPRADLTVKPRLLHHLSLILLFLLLVLGCGYAAYHISDRAGIRALAENGERQLELNARAVESEITKYTYLPSLLELEGNVSRLLLAPTAYRRHHVNMYLQGLNERSGSLAIYVLDPDGRVIATSNWDEADSYLGEDLSFRAYYQDAIEGRPGRFYGIGSTTGEAGYYLAHGLREGKRIIGVAVVKVRLDALEERWQRALLEAYVSDENGIIILASDPMVRLKSVRPLDDATKEHLARSLQYHWAALEELQLFNRSPVDDGIEQVSFATAGAPANYLLQTRRLEDTPWHLTLLSPLQEQRSAAMSHGMLAAVAAALLAFLLIAWNERRKVIATRLAAREALQAANDELERKITERTADLQASNERLQAEVRERQQAETTLRQAQDELVQAGKLAVIGQMSTSIAHELNQPLAALRTLSGNTVRFLQRGALDVASSNLQNIGELVDRMGKITGSLRAFARRAGDSGEASLSQAVDAAVMLLHPRLQRTSMKIHRDYLHPEQADVRLAIEQIRLEQILVNLISNALDAMRNQVDRQLWLSGTADADGYQLEVRDNGPGIAPETRAHLFEPFFTTKPGEQGLGLGLTLSASLAAAAGGSLTVRHPEEGGTAFVLSLPYPREPQA; translated from the coding sequence ATGATGCAATGCCTGCCCGCCCTTCCTCGCGCCGATCTGACCGTGAAACCGCGCCTGCTCCATCACCTGTCGCTGATTCTGCTGTTCCTGCTGCTGGTGCTCGGCTGCGGCTACGCCGCCTATCACATCAGCGACCGTGCCGGCATCCGCGCGCTGGCCGAGAACGGTGAGCGTCAGCTGGAGCTCAACGCCCGCGCGGTGGAAAGCGAAATCACCAAGTACACCTACCTGCCCAGCCTGCTGGAGCTGGAAGGCAACGTCTCGCGCCTGCTGCTGGCGCCTACGGCCTATCGCCGTCATCACGTCAACATGTACCTGCAGGGTCTCAACGAGCGCAGCGGCAGCCTGGCCATCTACGTACTCGACCCGGACGGCCGGGTGATCGCCACCAGCAACTGGGACGAGGCCGACAGCTACCTCGGCGAGGACCTGTCGTTTCGCGCCTACTACCAGGACGCCATCGAGGGCCGCCCCGGGCGCTTCTACGGCATCGGCAGCACCACGGGCGAAGCCGGCTATTACCTGGCCCACGGCCTGCGCGAGGGCAAGCGCATCATCGGTGTGGCCGTGGTCAAGGTGCGCCTCGACGCTCTCGAAGAGCGCTGGCAGCGCGCGCTGCTGGAAGCCTATGTCAGCGATGAGAACGGCATCATCATCCTCGCCAGCGATCCGATGGTGCGCCTGAAGTCCGTGCGTCCGCTCGACGATGCCACCAAGGAGCACCTGGCGCGCAGCCTGCAATATCACTGGGCGGCGCTGGAAGAACTGCAGCTGTTCAACCGCTCGCCAGTGGACGACGGCATCGAACAGGTCAGCTTCGCCACCGCCGGCGCGCCCGCCAACTACCTGCTGCAGACGCGCCGCCTGGAAGACACACCCTGGCACCTGACCCTGCTCAGTCCGCTGCAGGAACAACGCAGCGCGGCCATGAGCCACGGCATGCTGGCGGCCGTGGCGGCGGCCCTGCTGGCCTTTCTGCTGATCGCCTGGAACGAGCGGCGCAAGGTCATCGCCACGCGCCTGGCCGCCCGCGAGGCGCTGCAGGCGGCCAACGACGAACTGGAGCGCAAGATCACCGAGCGCACCGCCGATCTGCAGGCCAGCAATGAGCGCCTGCAAGCCGAGGTGCGCGAGCGCCAGCAGGCCGAGACCACCCTGCGACAGGCCCAGGACGAGCTGGTGCAGGCTGGCAAGCTGGCGGTGATCGGGCAGATGTCCACCAGCATCGCCCACGAACTGAACCAGCCGCTGGCAGCGCTGCGTACGCTATCCGGCAACACCGTGCGCTTCCTCCAGCGCGGCGCCCTGGATGTTGCCAGCAGCAACCTGCAGAACATCGGCGAACTGGTCGATCGCATGGGCAAGATCACCGGCAGTCTGCGCGCCTTCGCCCGCCGTGCCGGCGATAGCGGCGAGGCCTCGCTGAGCCAGGCGGTCGACGCCGCCGTAATGCTCCTGCACCCGCGCCTGCAACGCACCAGCATGAAGATTCATCGCGACTATCTACACCCAGAGCAGGCCGACGTACGCCTGGCCATCGAACAGATTCGCCTGGAGCAGATTCTGGTCAACCTGATCAGCAACGCCCTCGACGCCATGCGCAACCAGGTCGACCGCCAGCTGTGGCTGAGCGGCACGGCGGATGCCGACGGCTACCAACTGGAAGTGCGCGACAACGGCCCCGGTATCGCCCCGGAAACCCGCGCGCATCTGTTCGAGCCCTTCTTCACCACCAAGCCGGGTGAACAAGGTCTGGGCCTCGGCCTGACCCTTTCTGCCAGCCTCGCCGCCGCTGCCGGCGGCAGCCTCACCGTGCGCCACCCCGAAGAGGGCGGCACCGCCTTCGTCCTCAGCCTGCCCTACCCGCGAGAGCCACAAGCATGA
- the purU gene encoding formyltetrahydrofolate deformylase produces MSRTPDTWILTAHCPSVLGTVDAVTRFLFEQRCYVTEHHSFDDRLSSRFFIRVEFRQPQDFDEAAFRAGVAERLAPFDMQVELTPPGYRAKVVLMVSKADHCLHDLLYRQRIGQLAMDVVAVVSNHPDLEPLARWHGIPYHHFPLDPADKPAQERKVLQVIEDTGAELVVLARYMQVLSPELCRKLDGWAINIHHSLLPGFKGAKPYHQAYQKGVKLVGATAHYINNDLDEGPIIAQGVEAVDHAHYPEDLIAKGRDIECLTLARAVGYHIDRRVFLNANRTVVLNA; encoded by the coding sequence ATGAGCCGCACCCCCGACACCTGGATTCTTACCGCCCATTGCCCGAGCGTGCTCGGCACCGTGGACGCGGTGACGCGCTTTCTCTTCGAGCAGCGCTGCTACGTCACTGAGCACCACAGCTTCGATGATCGGTTGTCCTCGCGCTTCTTCATCCGTGTCGAGTTCCGTCAGCCGCAGGACTTCGACGAGGCCGCCTTTCGCGCCGGTGTGGCCGAGCGTCTGGCACCCTTCGACATGCAGGTCGAGCTGACCCCGCCGGGCTACCGCGCCAAGGTGGTGCTGATGGTGTCCAAGGCCGACCACTGCCTGCATGACTTGCTGTATCGCCAGCGCATCGGCCAGTTGGCCATGGACGTGGTGGCGGTGGTGTCCAACCACCCGGATCTGGAACCGCTGGCGCGCTGGCACGGCATTCCCTACCACCATTTCCCGCTCGATCCGGCCGACAAGCCGGCGCAAGAGCGCAAGGTGCTGCAGGTGATCGAGGACACCGGCGCGGAGCTGGTGGTGCTCGCCCGCTACATGCAGGTGCTGTCGCCCGAGCTGTGCCGCAAGCTGGACGGCTGGGCGATCAATATTCACCACTCGCTGCTGCCCGGCTTCAAGGGCGCCAAGCCCTATCACCAGGCCTACCAGAAGGGCGTCAAGCTGGTCGGCGCCACGGCGCACTACATCAACAACGACCTCGACGAGGGGCCGATCATCGCCCAAGGCGTGGAGGCGGTGGATCACGCCCACTATCCCGAAGACCTGATCGCCAAGGGGCGCGACATCGAATGCCTGACCCTGGCCCGCGCCGTCGGCTACCACATCGATCGCCGCGTGTTCCTCAACGCCAATCGCACGGTGGTGCTCAACGCCTGA
- a CDS encoding sarcosine oxidase subunit delta, translating to MLHIFCPYCGELRSEEEFHAKGQAHIARPLDPDACTDAEWGEYMFFRDNPRGIHHELWVHAAGCRKYFNATRHTVTYEILETYKVGEKPSVTAAAATDKQAVAEGVTA from the coding sequence ATGCTGCACATCTTCTGCCCCTACTGTGGCGAACTGCGCTCCGAAGAGGAATTCCACGCCAAGGGCCAGGCGCACATCGCCCGCCCGCTCGATCCCGATGCCTGCACGGATGCAGAGTGGGGCGAGTACATGTTCTTCCGCGACAACCCGCGTGGTATCCACCATGAGCTGTGGGTGCACGCAGCCGGTTGCCGCAAGTATTTCAACGCCACCCGCCACACCGTGACCTACGAGATCCTCGAGACCTACAAGGTCGGCGAGAAGCCTTCGGTCACCGCAGCCGCGGCCACCGACAAGCAAGCCGTGGCAGAAGGAGTAACGGCATGA
- a CDS encoding sarcosine oxidase subunit alpha gives MSQVNRLAKGGRIDRSQALSFTFNGQTYHGYAGDSLAAALLANGVDIVGRSFKYSRPRGIVAAGAEEPNAVLQIGSTEAAQIPNVRATQQALYSGLVANSTNGWPSVNTDLMGILGKVGGGMMPPGFYYKTFMYPQNLWMTYEKYIRKAAGLGRSPTEVDPDIYDQLNQHCDVLIVGAGPAGLAAALAAGRSGARVILADEQEEFGGSLLDTRETLDGKPAADWVAQAIAELQKMPEVTLLPRATVNGYHDHNFLTIHQRLTDHLGEVAPMGQARQRMHRVRAKRVVLASGAHERPLVYANNDVPGNMLAGAVSTYVRRYGVAPGQELVLSTNNDYAYRVVLDWLDAGRKVVAVADARSNPRGSWVEEARARGVRILTGSAVVEARGSKRVTGARICAIDAKAHKVTSPGEVLDCDLIVSSGGYSPVVHLASHLGGRPEWREDILGFVPGPGNGVQQRIDAGAVNGVFALGDVLANGFEAGAKAAAETGYKAVSGSLPQAEVRQEDPMLALFQVPHDKSTARAPKQFVDLQNDVTAAGIELATREGFESVEHVKRYTALGFGTDQGKLGNINGLAIAARSMGISIVQMGTTMFRPNYTPVTFGAVAGRHCGELFDAKRYTAMQAWHVKNGAEFEDVGQWKRPWYFPKNGEDLHAAVARECLAVRNSVGILDASTLGKIDIQGPDAREFLNRVYTNAWTKLDVGKARYGLMCKEDGMVFDDGVTACLADNHFVMTTTTGGAARVMEWLEIYHQTEWPELKVYFTSVTDHWATMTLSGPNSRKLLAKVTDIDLDKDAFPFMSWKEGLVGGVPARVFRISFTGELSYEVNVQADYALGVWEQIIEAGKEFDLTPYGTETMHVLRAEKGFIIVGQDTDASVTPDDLNMGWCVGRTKPFSWIGKRGMNRDDCLREDRKQLVGLKPVDPNQVLPEGAQLVFDPKQSIPMQMVGHVTSSYMSAAMGYSFAMAVVKGGLKRMGERVFAPLADGSLIEAEICSSVFYDPKGDRQNV, from the coding sequence ATGAGTCAGGTCAATCGTCTTGCCAAGGGTGGTCGCATCGACCGCAGCCAGGCGCTGAGCTTCACCTTCAATGGCCAGACCTACCACGGTTACGCTGGCGACAGCCTGGCCGCCGCGCTGCTGGCCAACGGCGTCGACATCGTTGGCCGCAGCTTCAAGTACTCGCGGCCACGCGGCATCGTCGCTGCTGGCGCGGAAGAGCCCAATGCCGTGCTGCAGATCGGCTCCACCGAGGCCGCGCAGATCCCCAACGTGCGCGCCACCCAGCAGGCGCTGTACAGCGGTCTGGTGGCCAACAGCACCAACGGCTGGCCGAGCGTCAACACCGACCTGATGGGCATCCTCGGCAAGGTCGGCGGCGGCATGATGCCGCCCGGTTTCTACTACAAGACCTTCATGTATCCGCAGAACCTGTGGATGACCTATGAGAAGTACATCCGCAAGGCCGCAGGCTTAGGTCGCTCGCCCACCGAAGTCGACCCGGACATCTACGACCAGCTCAACCAGCATTGCGACGTGCTGATCGTCGGTGCCGGCCCTGCCGGTCTCGCCGCCGCGCTGGCGGCTGGCCGTAGCGGCGCGCGGGTGATTCTTGCCGATGAGCAGGAAGAGTTCGGCGGTAGCCTGCTCGACACTCGCGAAACCCTCGACGGCAAGCCCGCCGCCGACTGGGTGGCGCAGGCCATCGCCGAGCTGCAGAAAATGCCGGAAGTGACCCTGCTGCCACGCGCCACGGTCAACGGCTACCACGACCACAACTTCCTCACCATCCACCAGCGCCTGACCGATCACCTCGGTGAAGTCGCCCCGATGGGCCAGGCTCGCCAGCGTATGCACCGCGTCCGCGCCAAGCGCGTGGTATTGGCCAGCGGCGCCCATGAGCGACCGCTGGTGTACGCCAACAACGATGTGCCCGGCAACATGCTGGCTGGCGCCGTGTCGACCTACGTGCGTCGTTATGGCGTGGCGCCAGGCCAGGAACTGGTGCTGTCGACCAACAACGATTACGCCTACCGCGTGGTGCTCGACTGGCTCGATGCCGGGCGCAAGGTGGTGGCGGTGGCCGATGCGCGCAGCAACCCGCGCGGCAGCTGGGTCGAGGAAGCGCGTGCGCGTGGTGTGCGCATCCTCACCGGCAGCGCAGTGGTCGAGGCACGTGGCAGCAAGCGCGTCACCGGTGCGCGCATCTGCGCCATCGATGCCAAGGCACACAAGGTCACCAGCCCTGGTGAAGTGCTCGACTGCGACCTGATCGTCAGCTCCGGTGGCTACAGCCCGGTGGTGCACTTGGCGTCGCACCTGGGTGGTCGCCCCGAATGGCGCGAGGACATCCTCGGTTTCGTGCCGGGGCCGGGTAACGGCGTCCAGCAACGCATCGACGCTGGTGCAGTGAATGGCGTGTTCGCCCTCGGCGACGTGCTTGCCAATGGCTTCGAGGCGGGCGCCAAGGCGGCTGCCGAGACTGGCTACAAGGCCGTCAGTGGCAGCCTGCCACAGGCCGAGGTGCGTCAGGAAGATCCGATGCTGGCGCTGTTCCAGGTGCCGCACGACAAGTCCACCGCGCGGGCGCCGAAGCAGTTCGTCGACCTGCAGAACGACGTCACCGCGGCCGGCATCGAGCTGGCGACGCGTGAAGGCTTCGAGTCGGTCGAGCACGTCAAGCGTTACACCGCACTGGGCTTCGGCACCGACCAGGGCAAGCTGGGCAATATCAACGGTCTGGCCATCGCCGCGCGTTCGATGGGCATCAGCATCGTGCAGATGGGCACCACCATGTTCCGCCCGAACTACACGCCGGTCACCTTCGGCGCTGTGGCCGGTCGCCACTGTGGCGAGCTGTTCGATGCCAAGCGCTACACCGCGATGCAGGCCTGGCACGTGAAGAACGGTGCCGAGTTCGAGGACGTCGGCCAGTGGAAGCGCCCCTGGTACTTCCCGAAAAATGGCGAGGATCTGCACGCCGCCGTGGCCCGTGAATGCCTGGCCGTACGCAACAGCGTGGGCATCCTCGATGCCTCGACCCTGGGCAAGATCGACATCCAGGGCCCGGATGCCCGTGAGTTCCTCAACCGCGTCTACACCAACGCCTGGACCAAGCTGGACGTGGGCAAGGCGCGCTACGGCCTGATGTGCAAGGAAGACGGCATGGTCTTCGACGACGGCGTGACCGCCTGTCTGGCCGACAACCATTTCGTCATGACCACCACCACCGGCGGCGCTGCCCGCGTGATGGAGTGGCTGGAGATCTACCACCAGACCGAATGGCCGGAGCTGAAGGTGTACTTCACCTCGGTTACCGACCACTGGGCGACCATGACCCTGTCCGGCCCCAACAGCCGCAAGCTGCTGGCCAAGGTCACCGACATCGACCTGGACAAGGATGCCTTCCCGTTCATGAGCTGGAAGGAAGGCCTGGTTGGCGGCGTGCCGGCGCGTGTGTTCCGCATCTCCTTCACCGGTGAGCTGAGCTATGAAGTGAACGTGCAGGCCGACTACGCCCTGGGCGTGTGGGAGCAGATCATCGAAGCCGGCAAGGAATTCGACCTGACCCCCTACGGCACCGAGACCATGCACGTGCTGCGCGCCGAGAAGGGCTTCATCATCGTCGGTCAGGACACCGACGCCTCGGTGACCCCGGACGATCTCAACATGGGCTGGTGCGTCGGCCGCACCAAACCTTTCTCCTGGATCGGCAAGCGCGGCATGAACCGTGACGACTGCCTGCGCGAAGACCGCAAGCAGCTGGTCGGGCTGAAACCGGTCGACCCGAACCAGGTGCTGCCGGAAGGCGCGCAACTGGTGTTCGACCCGAAACAGTCCATCCCGATGCAGATGGTCGGTCACGTCACCTCCAGCTACATGAGCGCGGCGATGGGTTACAGCTTCGCCATGGCGGTGGTCAAGGGCGGCCTCAAGCGCATGGGCGAGCGCGTGTTCGCGCCGCTGGCCGATGGCAGTCTGATCGAAGCCGAAATCTGCAGCTCCGTGTTCTATGACCCGAAAGGGGATCGCCAGAATGTCTAA
- a CDS encoding sarcosine oxidase subunit gamma has protein sequence MSNVNVYQQRPADIAGQSPLHHAGLHELVGKGRKNAGITLREKKLRGHLVIRGDARDTAFSGGVHKALGLELPVALTLVADGDTSLQWLGPDEWLLIVPGGSEFEVERKLRAALDGQHFSVVNVSGGQTLLELSGPQVRELLMKSTSYDVHPSNFPVGKAVGTVFAKSQLVIRHTGEETWELVIRRSFADYFWLWLQDASAEYGLAVEA, from the coding sequence ATGTCTAACGTCAACGTCTACCAACAACGTCCCGCCGACATCGCCGGGCAGTCACCGCTGCACCATGCCGGCCTGCACGAACTGGTCGGCAAGGGCCGTAAGAACGCCGGCATCACCCTGCGCGAGAAGAAGCTGCGCGGGCACCTGGTGATCCGTGGCGACGCCCGCGACACCGCCTTCTCCGGCGGCGTGCACAAGGCCCTGGGCCTGGAGCTGCCGGTGGCGCTGACCCTGGTCGCCGACGGTGATACCTCGCTGCAGTGGCTGGGCCCGGACGAGTGGCTGCTGATCGTGCCCGGCGGCAGCGAGTTCGAGGTCGAGCGCAAACTGCGTGCGGCGCTGGACGGTCAGCACTTCTCGGTGGTCAACGTCAGTGGCGGGCAGACCCTGCTGGAGCTGTCCGGGCCGCAGGTGCGCGAGCTGCTGATGAAATCGACCAGCTACGACGTGCACCCGAGCAACTTCCCGGTCGGCAAGGCGGTGGGCACCGTGTTCGCCAAGTCGCAGCTGGTGATTCGCCACACCGGCGAGGAGACCTGGGAGCTGGTGATCCGCCGCAGCTTCGCCGACTACTTCTGGCTGTGGCTGCAGGATGCCAGCGCCGAGTATGGGTTGGCGGTCGAGGCCTGA
- the aauR gene encoding two-component response regulator AauR, translated as MSDRLTVLIVEDDPHVLLGCQQALALEDIPSIGVSSAEEALAQVDADFAGIVVSDIRLPGIDGLALLTRLKQRDPSLPVVLITGHGDIGMAVGAMRDGAYDFMEKPFSPERLVDVARRALEQRSLAREVSALRRQLAGRQALEQRIIGRSPAMQQLRELIANVADTGANVLIEGETGTGKELIARCLHDFSRRQHKQFVALNCGGLPESLFESEIFGHEAHAFTGASKRRIGKIEHADGGSLFLDEIESMPINLQIKLLRVLQEHSLERLGSNQSITVDCRVIAATKADLGELGKRGEFRSDLYYRLNVVTLELPPLRERREDIALLFEHFLQLAALRFDRGTPELDPHTLAALMAHDWPGNVRELRNVAERFALGLPVFKKSGQADSNAPGFNEAVEAFERNLLAGALERHDGNLSQAAQALGLAKTTLFDKVKKYGLQ; from the coding sequence ATGAGCGACCGCCTCACCGTCCTGATCGTCGAAGACGATCCCCATGTGCTGCTCGGCTGCCAGCAGGCCCTGGCGCTGGAAGACATTCCCAGCATCGGAGTCAGCAGCGCCGAAGAAGCGCTGGCGCAGGTCGACGCGGACTTCGCCGGCATCGTCGTCAGCGACATCCGCCTGCCCGGCATCGATGGCCTGGCGCTGCTCACCCGCCTCAAGCAGCGTGATCCGAGCCTGCCTGTGGTACTGATCACCGGCCACGGCGATATCGGCATGGCTGTGGGCGCGATGCGCGATGGCGCCTACGACTTCATGGAAAAGCCCTTCTCCCCGGAACGCCTGGTCGACGTTGCCCGCCGCGCTCTGGAGCAACGCAGTCTGGCCCGCGAGGTCAGCGCCTTGCGCCGCCAACTGGCCGGGCGCCAGGCGCTGGAGCAGCGCATCATCGGTCGCTCGCCGGCCATGCAACAGCTGCGCGAACTGATCGCCAACGTCGCCGATACAGGCGCCAACGTGTTGATCGAAGGCGAAACCGGCACCGGCAAGGAGCTGATCGCCCGCTGCCTGCACGACTTCAGCCGACGCCAGCACAAGCAGTTCGTCGCGCTCAATTGCGGCGGCCTGCCGGAAAGCCTGTTCGAGAGCGAGATTTTCGGCCACGAGGCGCATGCCTTCACCGGCGCTAGCAAGCGCCGCATCGGCAAGATCGAGCACGCCGACGGTGGCAGCCTGTTTCTCGACGAGATCGAGAGCATGCCGATCAACCTGCAGATCAAGCTGCTGCGCGTGTTGCAGGAGCACAGCCTGGAGCGCCTCGGCTCGAACCAGTCGATCACGGTCGACTGTCGGGTGATCGCCGCGACCAAGGCGGATCTCGGCGAGCTGGGCAAGCGTGGCGAGTTTCGCAGCGATCTGTATTACCGCCTCAACGTGGTGACCCTGGAGCTGCCACCGCTGCGTGAACGCCGCGAGGATATCGCCCTGCTGTTCGAACACTTCCTGCAACTGGCGGCGCTGCGCTTCGACCGCGGCACACCGGAGCTGGACCCGCACACCCTGGCTGCGCTTATGGCCCACGACTGGCCCGGCAACGTGCGCGAACTGCGCAACGTTGCCGAACGCTTCGCCCTCGGCCTGCCGGTATTCAAGAAAAGCGGCCAGGCCGATAGCAACGCGCCGGGCTTCAACGAAGCTGTGGAAGCCTTCGAGCGCAACCTACTGGCCGGCGCGCTGGAGCGCCACGACGGCAATCTCAGCCAGGCGGCGCAGGCACTGGGCCTGGCCAAGACCACGCTGTTCGACAAGGTGAAGAAGTACGGGCTGCAATAA